The Mycolicibacterium hassiacum DSM 44199 genome includes a window with the following:
- a CDS encoding tyrosine-type recombinase/integrase gives MSASRTAGPAASKDEHGNTVTVDSPLKGKVARWRVRWVDRSGMEHTKSFKIKPDAQRFANKITAELENEEFVSPRPPDTFGEIAEKWFATKSHRKPKTRAGYRELLDNIVLPRWGDVPVAKITYEDYLEWLGSLSAGGSQKGQPLSASRVTQAHQVAGAVLKYAVNTGKIRTNVAHKIKRSEDLPPPQERERVYLSQQQLIRLAKAMGRYETLTLVLGYCGIRFGEAAALRVRHVRDQTLVIHSSATNVRGMGIVETSSTKSHKPRIVPVPGPIWERLMQELPESQDALVFPSYLGRDRYLPIEEFRCALDRAKAEVGINPRMSPHDLRHTAASLAIREGANVKALQRMLGHASAAITLDRYSHLFDEDLTALANRMGKALETAAVSLRYEENQQTRIVS, from the coding sequence GTGTCGGCGTCGAGGACCGCTGGACCCGCCGCATCCAAAGACGAGCACGGCAACACCGTCACCGTGGACTCACCCCTCAAGGGCAAGGTGGCGCGCTGGCGAGTCCGATGGGTGGACCGCAGCGGGATGGAGCACACCAAGAGCTTCAAGATCAAACCCGACGCCCAGCGGTTCGCGAACAAGATCACCGCCGAACTCGAGAACGAAGAGTTCGTCAGCCCCCGCCCCCCGGACACCTTCGGCGAGATCGCGGAGAAGTGGTTCGCTACCAAGTCCCACCGCAAGCCCAAGACGCGGGCCGGGTACCGGGAGCTACTCGACAACATCGTCCTACCCCGGTGGGGCGATGTCCCGGTCGCCAAGATCACCTACGAGGACTACCTGGAGTGGTTGGGGTCACTGTCAGCCGGCGGCTCGCAGAAGGGCCAACCGCTGTCGGCCAGTCGGGTCACTCAGGCCCACCAGGTTGCGGGCGCGGTACTCAAGTACGCGGTCAATACCGGCAAGATTCGCACCAATGTGGCGCACAAAATCAAGCGCAGCGAGGATCTGCCCCCGCCACAGGAACGGGAACGGGTCTATTTGTCCCAACAGCAGCTCATACGGCTCGCAAAAGCGATGGGCCGGTATGAAACCCTCACCCTGGTACTCGGCTACTGCGGAATCCGCTTCGGAGAGGCGGCTGCATTGCGGGTGCGGCACGTGCGGGACCAGACTCTGGTCATTCATTCCTCGGCCACTAATGTTCGGGGCATGGGCATTGTGGAGACCTCCAGCACAAAATCGCACAAGCCGCGCATAGTGCCGGTTCCGGGGCCGATCTGGGAACGTTTGATGCAGGAGCTGCCCGAATCGCAGGATGCGCTCGTGTTCCCCTCCTATTTGGGCAGGGACAGATATCTTCCGATTGAGGAATTCCGCTGTGCGCTCGACAGGGCGAAAGCGGAGGTGGGAATCAACCCCCGCATGAGCCCGCACGACCTGCGCCACACGGCGGCGTCCCTAGCCATCAGGGAGGGGGCCAACGTGAAGGCTCTACAGCGGATGCTGGGCCACGCCTCGGCGGCGATCACGCTCGACCGGTACTCGCACCTGTTCGACGAGGACCTGACCGCGCTGGCGAACCGCATGGGCAAGGCCCTGGAGACTGCTGCGGTATCTCTGCGGTATGAGGAGAATCAGCAAACGCGTATAGTTAGCTAG
- a CDS encoding nitroreductase family deazaflavin-dependent oxidoreductase: MRVPRGVANFNRRVTNPVARSLTPWLPGLGTLEHTGRKSGKRYRTPLLVFPTRDGFAFLVGYGPQTDWVKNVLAGGPTVLNKRGKAIELGDPKLVSKAEAVDVVTPGSRPFYRLWPYNEAALLLTRVA; this comes from the coding sequence ATGCGAGTGCCGAGAGGTGTCGCGAACTTCAACCGGCGGGTGACCAATCCGGTGGCCCGCTCCCTCACCCCGTGGCTTCCGGGCCTGGGGACTCTCGAGCACACCGGCCGCAAGTCGGGCAAGCGGTATCGAACGCCGCTCCTCGTCTTCCCGACCCGGGACGGCTTCGCCTTTCTCGTCGGCTACGGACCACAGACCGACTGGGTGAAGAATGTGTTGGCCGGCGGACCGACAGTGCTGAACAAGCGCGGCAAGGCGATCGAGCTGGGCGACCCGAAGCTCGTGAGCAAGGCTGAGGCGGTGGATGTCGTGACACCGGGGTCTCGACCGTTCTACCGGCTGTGGCCCTATAACGAAGCAGCGCTGCTGTTGACGAGAGTCGCTTAG